One region of Baekduia soli genomic DNA includes:
- a CDS encoding serine O-acetyltransferase, translated as MAVFRLGQQLTAADRRPIGLYIVWRILDRVYLRWIVGSELPREVVCGPGLLLHHAGRGIVLHPHTVLGEDVNMYHGVTIGQRGPGRPPIIGDRVYLGVGATVIGPITVGDDAKIGAGAVVVTDVPAGATMVGVPAVQVSLRAPVVTVAAAGPQPAVRAAPAPLS; from the coding sequence GTGGCCGTCTTCCGCCTCGGGCAGCAGCTGACCGCCGCGGATCGCCGCCCCATCGGCCTGTACATCGTCTGGCGGATCCTCGACCGGGTGTACCTGCGCTGGATCGTCGGCTCCGAGCTCCCGCGGGAGGTCGTCTGCGGGCCGGGCCTGCTCCTGCATCACGCCGGCCGCGGCATCGTGCTCCACCCGCATACGGTGCTGGGCGAGGACGTCAACATGTACCACGGCGTGACCATCGGCCAGCGTGGGCCCGGGCGACCGCCGATCATCGGCGACCGGGTGTACCTCGGCGTCGGCGCCACCGTGATCGGGCCGATCACCGTGGGCGACGACGCGAAGATCGGCGCGGGCGCCGTCGTGGTCACCGACGTCCCGGCCGGCGCCACCATGGTCGGCGTCCCCGCCGTGCAGGTGAGCCTCCGTGCGCCGGTCGTCACCGTGGCGGCTGCCGGTCCGCAGCCGGCCGTGCGGGCGGCACCGGCGCCGCTGTCCTGA
- a CDS encoding GHMP family kinase ATP-binding protein → MDFAPEGPSAVITPQTQTHRFRRARAQREAWTQPLFRAKAPLRVSFAGGGTDVPPFPEREGGLVLCATINRFAHGTLRPRVDGRVRVESLDLGMAIDYGADEHVDYDGQLDLVKAGIRRVSQLEEPRGIDLFLHTAAPPGSGLGASSALMVALIGVLRDHHKLALTDYEIARLAWEVERVDLGLKGGLQDQYAATFGGFNFIEFGPGDVLVNPLRIRPTTMYELESNLLLVFTGRTRAGDHIIEDQTQRYEDSDEDALAGLRMQKTLALEMKEALLRGKLATFGSLLGVAWEEKKKMSPRISTPVIDEAYDEAIRAGALGGKVTGAGGGGFMLFYCTPGTRHKVAARLAQMGLEEAEFAFEETGLRTWTYVEG, encoded by the coding sequence ATGGACTTCGCCCCGGAAGGACCCTCGGCCGTGATCACCCCGCAGACCCAGACCCACCGCTTCAGGCGAGCGAGGGCCCAACGCGAGGCTTGGACGCAGCCGCTGTTCCGGGCCAAGGCGCCGCTGCGCGTGTCGTTCGCCGGCGGCGGCACCGACGTCCCGCCCTTCCCGGAGCGCGAGGGCGGCTTGGTGTTGTGCGCCACGATCAACCGCTTCGCCCACGGCACGCTGCGGCCGCGCGTCGACGGCCGGGTGCGGGTCGAGTCCCTGGACCTGGGCATGGCCATCGACTACGGCGCCGACGAGCACGTCGACTACGACGGGCAGCTGGATCTGGTCAAGGCCGGCATCCGCCGCGTCTCGCAGCTGGAGGAGCCGCGCGGGATCGACCTGTTCCTGCACACGGCCGCACCGCCGGGCTCGGGCCTCGGCGCCTCCTCCGCGCTCATGGTCGCGCTCATCGGCGTCCTGCGCGATCACCACAAGCTCGCGCTGACCGACTACGAGATCGCGCGGCTGGCCTGGGAGGTCGAGCGAGTCGACCTGGGCCTCAAGGGGGGCCTCCAGGACCAGTACGCCGCGACGTTCGGCGGGTTCAACTTCATCGAGTTCGGCCCCGGGGACGTGCTCGTCAACCCGCTGCGCATCCGCCCGACGACGATGTACGAGCTGGAGTCCAACCTGCTGCTGGTCTTCACCGGCAGGACCCGGGCCGGCGACCACATCATCGAGGACCAGACGCAGCGATACGAGGACAGCGACGAGGACGCGCTGGCCGGGCTGCGGATGCAGAAGACGCTGGCGCTGGAGATGAAGGAGGCGCTGCTGCGAGGCAAGCTCGCCACGTTCGGCAGCCTGCTCGGCGTCGCCTGGGAGGAGAAGAAGAAGATGTCACCGCGCATCTCCACCCCGGTGATCGACGAGGCCTACGACGAGGCGATCCGCGCGGGGGCGCTCGGCGGGAAGGTCACGGGCGCCGGCGGGGGCGGCTTCATGTTGTTCTACTGCACGCCCGGGACCCGTCACAAGGTCGCCGCGCGCTTGGCCCAGATGGGGCTCGAGGAGGCCGAGTTCGCCTTCGAGGAGACCGGACTGCGGACGTGGACCTATGTCGAGGGTTGA
- a CDS encoding glycosyltransferase family 2 protein, translating to MLVPAHDEAGGIADTVRSLTAQDHPADLRETIVIADNCSDATARVAADAGATVWERIDPERRGKGQALAWAIGRLTTERPAADAVAIVDADCIASENLLGVMAGRLAAADAAVQCGYVVANAEASPESALRTAGFLLMHDVRAGGKQALGLSTGLFGTGMAFAMTTLRRVPWESTSITEDTEYHLRLIDAGLRVAYAGDAHVASEMPTSAAAAREQHLRWEGGNAALARGTAPRLLAKGIMNRSPQHVHAALERWVPPQSLLLAATLAATAGSAVSGSSRGRRFGLATLAGQGLYVVGGLVAARAPSAVWRALVHAPRLVLRRLAVMTSMVRRGAPTEWVRTAREHESPRNPPSHDEAGLGV from the coding sequence GTGTTGGTCCCGGCGCACGACGAGGCCGGTGGGATCGCTGACACCGTACGGTCACTCACCGCTCAGGATCACCCGGCCGATCTCCGCGAGACGATCGTGATCGCCGACAACTGCTCGGACGCTACGGCCCGGGTCGCGGCCGACGCGGGCGCCACGGTGTGGGAGCGCATCGACCCGGAGCGCCGCGGCAAGGGCCAGGCGCTGGCCTGGGCGATCGGCCGCCTGACGACCGAGCGGCCCGCCGCCGACGCGGTGGCGATCGTCGATGCCGACTGCATCGCCTCCGAGAACCTCCTCGGCGTCATGGCGGGTCGTCTGGCCGCCGCCGACGCGGCGGTCCAGTGCGGCTACGTGGTCGCCAACGCCGAGGCCTCACCGGAGTCCGCGCTGCGCACGGCGGGGTTCCTGCTCATGCACGACGTGCGTGCCGGCGGCAAGCAGGCCCTCGGCCTCTCGACCGGCCTGTTCGGGACCGGGATGGCCTTCGCCATGACCACGTTGCGACGCGTGCCGTGGGAGAGCACGTCGATCACCGAGGACACCGAGTACCACCTGCGCCTGATCGACGCCGGCCTGCGGGTGGCCTACGCCGGCGACGCCCACGTCGCCTCCGAGATGCCGACCAGCGCCGCGGCGGCGCGCGAGCAGCACCTGCGGTGGGAGGGGGGCAACGCCGCCCTGGCCCGCGGCACCGCACCACGGCTCCTGGCCAAGGGCATCATGAACCGCAGCCCGCAGCACGTACATGCCGCCCTCGAGCGGTGGGTCCCGCCTCAGAGCCTGCTGCTGGCCGCGACGCTGGCGGCGACCGCCGGCTCGGCCGTCTCCGGCTCCTCCCGCGGGCGGCGCTTCGGTCTCGCTACCCTCGCCGGGCAGGGCCTGTACGTGGTGGGTGGCCTGGTCGCCGCCCGAGCGCCCTCGGCTGTGTGGCGAGCGCTCGTCCACGCCCCGCGGCTCGTGCTGCGGAGGCTGGCCGTGATGACATCGATGGTCCGCCGCGGAGCGCCGACGGAGTGGGTACGAACCGCCCGGGAGCACGAATCTCCCAGGAACCCACCATCGCATGACGAAGCGGGACTCGGAGTCTGA
- a CDS encoding glycosyltransferase, whose product MPDEPAIAYIVGLYPGVSHSFILREVEGLRARGARVETFSLRRVPDDQLLTDADRRAARETSVILPPPPGELVGAHLRALRRRPGTYLRTLAGTLRSSAGGARNGAWKVFYFTEGILLWDRLQRRGIGHVHAHFANAASDVAMVAAQFGADDGVGWSFTMHGPTEFDDVTRYGLPRKVAEARFVACIGDYCRSQLMRISPPQDWAKLQIVRCGLDVERFTATERPDRPGGRLDVLCLGRLVPDKGQRTLVHAVAALRREGLDVRATLAGDGPDRPALTALVQELGLAGVVTLTGPVGQDDVGDLYQAADVFCLPSFAEGIPVVLMEAMAMELPVVTTQIMGIPELVDDGVHGLLVEPGRPDVLAAALRALAADPAARREMGRRGRARVAESFSAAEAAERIHALLGGPAASAPRM is encoded by the coding sequence TTGCCGGACGAGCCCGCCATCGCCTACATCGTGGGTCTGTATCCCGGTGTCTCGCACTCGTTCATCCTGCGGGAGGTCGAAGGGCTCCGCGCCCGCGGCGCGCGGGTCGAGACCTTCTCGCTGCGCCGGGTTCCGGACGATCAGCTGCTCACCGACGCCGATCGCCGGGCCGCCCGCGAGACGTCGGTCATCCTGCCGCCTCCGCCGGGCGAGCTCGTCGGGGCGCATCTGCGTGCGCTGCGCCGCCGCCCGGGCACGTACCTGCGGACGCTGGCGGGCACGCTGCGCTCCAGCGCCGGAGGCGCGCGCAACGGCGCGTGGAAGGTCTTCTACTTCACCGAGGGCATCCTGCTCTGGGACCGCCTGCAGCGTCGCGGCATCGGCCACGTGCACGCCCACTTCGCCAATGCGGCGAGCGACGTCGCGATGGTCGCGGCGCAGTTCGGCGCCGACGACGGCGTGGGCTGGAGCTTCACGATGCACGGGCCGACGGAGTTCGACGACGTCACCCGGTACGGGTTGCCGCGGAAGGTCGCCGAAGCGCGGTTCGTCGCGTGCATCGGCGACTACTGCCGCTCGCAGCTCATGCGGATCTCGCCCCCGCAGGACTGGGCCAAGCTGCAGATCGTGCGCTGCGGCCTGGACGTCGAGCGGTTCACCGCCACGGAGCGGCCCGACCGCCCCGGGGGCCGGCTCGACGTCCTCTGCCTGGGGCGCCTCGTGCCCGACAAGGGCCAGCGCACGCTCGTGCACGCCGTCGCCGCGCTGCGCCGTGAGGGCCTGGACGTGCGCGCCACGCTGGCCGGTGACGGACCGGACCGCCCGGCGCTGACCGCGCTGGTGCAGGAGCTGGGCCTGGCCGGCGTGGTCACCCTGACGGGTCCGGTGGGCCAGGACGACGTCGGCGACCTCTACCAGGCGGCCGACGTCTTCTGCCTGCCGAGCTTCGCCGAGGGCATCCCCGTCGTGCTCATGGAGGCCATGGCGATGGAGCTGCCCGTGGTGACCACGCAGATCATGGGGATCCCCGAGCTCGTCGACGACGGCGTCCACGGGCTCCTGGTCGAGCCCGGCCGCCCGGACGTGCTGGCGGCCGCGCTGCGCGCGCTGGCCGCCGACCCCGCGGCCCGCCGCGAGATGGGTCGCCGCGGCCGTGCGCGGGTCGCCGAGTCCTTCAGCGCCGCGGAGGCTGCCGAACGGATCCACGCCCTGCTCGGCGGGCCAGCCGCGTCCGCGCCGCGGATGTGA
- a CDS encoding D-sedoheptulose-7-phosphate isomerase, whose translation MSRVELLAGSRAELLAERIDEAIGVLELLRSPPVAEAVDRIAGAVVGALRGGGRVLLCGNGGSAADAQHLAAELVGRFQLERQPFAAIALGDNVAAVTAIGNDYSYDEVFSRAVLAHGRPGDVLIGLSTSGRSANVVRALEAGRSRGLVTCAFVGAPGSPMAAAADLVVAVDGPGTARIQEAHKLLGHTIFEIAERELC comes from the coding sequence ATGTCGAGGGTTGAACTGCTGGCCGGCTCCCGCGCCGAGCTGCTCGCGGAGCGGATCGACGAGGCGATCGGAGTGCTCGAGCTGCTGCGGTCCCCGCCGGTCGCCGAGGCCGTGGACCGCATCGCGGGCGCGGTGGTCGGCGCGCTGCGCGGCGGCGGACGCGTCCTGCTCTGCGGCAACGGCGGCAGCGCCGCCGACGCGCAGCACCTCGCGGCCGAGCTCGTGGGCCGCTTCCAGCTCGAGCGCCAGCCGTTCGCCGCGATCGCGCTGGGCGACAACGTGGCCGCCGTCACCGCCATCGGCAACGACTACTCCTACGACGAGGTCTTCTCGCGCGCGGTCCTGGCCCACGGCCGCCCCGGCGACGTTCTCATCGGCCTCTCGACCAGCGGCCGCTCGGCCAACGTCGTTCGCGCCCTAGAGGCCGGGCGGTCGCGTGGGCTCGTCACCTGCGCGTTCGTCGGTGCGCCGGGATCGCCGATGGCGGCGGCGGCCGACCTGGTGGTAGCAGTCGACGGCCCCGGCACCGCCCGCATCCAGGAGGCCCACAAGCTCCTGGGCCACACGATCTTCGAGATCGCCGAGCGCGAGCTGTGCTGA
- a CDS encoding Wzz/FepE/Etk N-terminal domain-containing protein: MAESPGVVPRAVSRHKLLILFFVLVFAGAGVAGGIVRKPQYTAQADLTVGQADLATQSLQGYAAAVQVLAGVYSRLVVSATVINQVDRREHLGPVELRNRISASPTPDSSTFRIKTTGPDAQSALRLNRLTVNAAQAYIVKLGNNGQNDAKQAFAKFQAAANTAALKRAEAQRLEDQRAADKNSVTDAELAKLNADAAKFDLIAQTYSQQYQNSSLPSARQYQGASVITRPVAATSDQRSWMQKLGILGAFVGLLVGVAIASALEARARRKAY, translated from the coding sequence GTGGCCGAGAGCCCAGGCGTCGTGCCGCGCGCGGTCTCGCGCCACAAGCTCCTGATCCTCTTCTTCGTGCTGGTCTTCGCCGGCGCGGGCGTTGCCGGCGGGATCGTCCGCAAGCCCCAGTACACGGCGCAGGCGGACCTCACGGTCGGCCAGGCCGACCTGGCGACCCAGTCGCTGCAGGGGTACGCCGCCGCGGTGCAGGTGCTGGCCGGGGTCTACAGCCGGCTCGTCGTCAGCGCGACGGTCATCAACCAGGTCGATCGGCGCGAGCACCTCGGCCCCGTCGAGCTGCGGAATCGGATCTCGGCGAGCCCGACGCCCGACAGCAGCACGTTCCGGATCAAGACCACCGGGCCCGACGCGCAGTCCGCGCTGCGGCTCAACCGGCTGACCGTCAACGCGGCCCAGGCCTACATCGTCAAGCTGGGCAACAACGGCCAGAACGACGCCAAGCAGGCGTTCGCCAAGTTCCAGGCGGCCGCCAACACCGCGGCGCTCAAGCGGGCCGAGGCCCAGCGACTGGAGGATCAGCGCGCCGCGGACAAGAACAGCGTCACGGATGCCGAGCTGGCCAAGCTCAACGCCGACGCCGCGAAGTTCGACCTCATCGCGCAGACCTACAGCCAGCAGTATCAGAACAGCTCGCTGCCCTCCGCCAGGCAGTACCAGGGTGCGAGCGTCATCACCCGGCCCGTCGCCGCCACGAGCGACCAGCGGTCGTGGATGCAGAAGCTCGGCATCCTCGGCGCGTTCGTGGGCCTGCTGGTCGGCGTCGCCATCGCCTCCGCGCTGGAGGCGCGCGCTCGGCGCAAGGCGTACTGA
- a CDS encoding class I SAM-dependent methyltransferase produces the protein MALKTDASHAESHRYYEEFSFAVGMRDWLQPNLRHEQLRLLIEDVVTGRGLSLLDVGCGAGVMTSFLTRFGQVTGIDFSAKAIDAARRIVSDVNFHAGTVDVLPPEARFDVITLFDVLEHIRAEDRPGLLGDLRGRLTEDGVLFISTPHPRFTGARRAACDETLQIVDEEVELHDVLREARDVGLGLTRYQVYDVFAGSPEYQMMVFTPDRVVGGPPSKVDPRLRYPGRRRWRIANAARTVRHNPRVARWFLTGRPPTIRS, from the coding sequence ATGGCGCTCAAGACCGACGCAAGTCATGCGGAGAGCCACCGCTACTACGAGGAGTTCTCCTTCGCCGTGGGGATGCGGGACTGGCTGCAGCCCAACCTCCGGCACGAGCAACTGCGGCTGCTGATCGAGGACGTGGTCACGGGCCGCGGCCTCTCGCTGCTCGACGTCGGCTGCGGAGCGGGCGTGATGACCAGCTTCCTGACGCGCTTCGGCCAGGTAACCGGAATCGACTTCAGTGCCAAGGCGATCGACGCAGCACGGCGCATCGTCTCGGACGTGAATTTCCATGCCGGGACCGTCGACGTGCTTCCGCCGGAGGCCCGTTTCGACGTGATCACGCTATTCGACGTTCTGGAGCACATCCGAGCCGAGGATCGGCCCGGGCTCCTCGGCGACCTGCGCGGTCGCCTCACCGAGGACGGCGTGCTGTTCATCTCGACGCCACATCCTCGATTCACCGGTGCGCGACGGGCTGCCTGCGACGAGACCCTCCAGATCGTCGACGAAGAGGTCGAGCTGCATGACGTACTCCGCGAGGCGCGCGATGTGGGGCTCGGTCTTACGCGTTACCAGGTCTACGACGTGTTCGCGGGAAGCCCCGAGTACCAGATGATGGTCTTCACTCCGGACCGGGTCGTCGGGGGCCCGCCGTCGAAGGTCGACCCGCGGCTCAGGTACCCGGGACGCCGACGCTGGCGCATCGCCAACGCGGCACGCACCGTCCGGCACAACCCGCGGGTCGCTCGCTGGTTCCTCACCGGGCGGCCGCCCACGATCAGGAGCTAG
- a CDS encoding WecB/TagA/CpsF family glycosyltransferase: MTVGHAPAGDAPPRTTTLMGLGLAPLTEEQTIEHVLDALDRGDGGWLCPVNLDVLRQTVEDPALNRLVAQADLAVADGMPLVWASRLQGQPLPARVAGSTLVRTLSERAAARDRSVYLLGGNQGVAAEAAVRLRTDYPGLRIAGHRCPPFGFERDAREREAIAGDLRRTNPDIVFVGLGFPKQDKLIVDLRSVLPGAWFVSCGISFSFVTGEIQRAPVLVQRLGLEWVSRMIQEPRRLGRRYLVDGLPFAARLALSSLRLRSR, translated from the coding sequence ATGACTGTCGGCCACGCACCCGCCGGTGACGCTCCGCCCAGGACCACCACGCTCATGGGCCTCGGCCTCGCACCGCTCACCGAGGAGCAGACGATCGAGCACGTGCTCGATGCGCTGGACCGTGGCGACGGCGGATGGCTGTGCCCGGTCAACCTCGATGTGCTGCGCCAGACCGTTGAGGACCCGGCACTCAACCGCCTGGTCGCCCAGGCCGATCTCGCGGTCGCCGACGGGATGCCGCTGGTCTGGGCCTCGCGCCTGCAGGGACAGCCGCTGCCGGCCCGCGTCGCCGGCTCGACCCTGGTCCGCACCCTGAGCGAGCGGGCGGCGGCCCGCGACCGCTCCGTCTACCTGCTCGGCGGTAACCAGGGCGTGGCCGCCGAGGCGGCCGTCCGCCTGCGCACCGACTACCCCGGCCTCCGCATCGCGGGCCACCGCTGCCCGCCCTTCGGCTTCGAGCGCGACGCCCGTGAACGCGAGGCGATCGCCGGCGACCTGCGGCGCACGAACCCGGACATCGTGTTCGTCGGGCTCGGCTTCCCCAAGCAGGACAAGTTGATCGTCGACCTGCGGTCGGTGCTGCCCGGCGCCTGGTTCGTCTCGTGCGGGATCTCCTTCAGCTTCGTCACCGGCGAGATCCAGCGGGCGCCCGTCCTCGTCCAGCGGCTCGGGCTGGAGTGGGTCTCCCGCATGATCCAAGAGCCGCGGCGCCTCGGCCGCCGCTACCTGGTCGACGGCCTGCCGTTCGCCGCCCGCCTGGCGCTGTCCAGCCTCCGGCTCAGATCGCGCTGA
- a CDS encoding O-antigen ligase family protein has protein sequence MLTPQLILLAAFGALAVASVASISTRVDPGHVVTVGLVLGVFSGNWRNLGLPIGIDRFFVVWGIFLALLKWRKEGWRGLRLDGVPLILALLAGYAIVSATWSGHLVEKRSGFALLDQLGLLPFLLFVMAPVIYGHPAQRRGLLVGLVALGGYLGVTAVFETIGATQLLFPRYIADPNVGIHFGRARGPFVEASANGGALTVCLIASIMAFASWREVAYRRIALAVALLCAIGIVGTVTREVWLAAAVSGLVTLAAFRPLRRFLVPALLAGALVVAGSLALVPGLSTRANERTKVQTSVWDRLNSNRAAIHMIDARPTLGFGWGTFAEASPPFYTQAATYPVTSVAQLHNVALSILAELGVAGFVLWISAFLGAAWRALSRRGPPELERWRMGLLAVLLNFIVLSNFAPLTFPFGNYIVWVWLGILYASARTLPVQEILVHRGTPSRPPDPAPEPELVAV, from the coding sequence GTGCTCACGCCGCAGCTCATCCTGCTCGCCGCGTTCGGCGCGCTGGCCGTCGCGTCCGTCGCGAGCATCTCGACACGGGTCGATCCCGGCCACGTCGTGACGGTCGGCCTGGTGCTCGGGGTGTTCTCCGGCAACTGGCGCAACCTCGGGCTGCCGATCGGCATCGACCGGTTCTTCGTCGTCTGGGGCATCTTCCTGGCGCTGCTGAAGTGGCGGAAGGAGGGCTGGCGCGGCCTGCGCCTCGACGGCGTACCCCTCATCCTGGCGCTGCTGGCGGGCTACGCCATCGTCTCGGCGACCTGGAGCGGCCACCTCGTCGAGAAGCGGAGCGGTTTCGCGCTCCTGGACCAGCTGGGGCTGCTGCCGTTCCTGCTGTTCGTCATGGCGCCCGTGATCTACGGGCATCCGGCGCAGCGCCGGGGGCTGCTCGTGGGGCTCGTCGCGCTCGGGGGCTACCTCGGCGTCACCGCGGTGTTCGAGACGATCGGTGCGACCCAGCTGCTGTTCCCGCGCTACATCGCCGACCCGAACGTCGGCATCCATTTCGGCCGGGCCCGCGGGCCCTTCGTCGAGGCCTCGGCCAACGGCGGCGCCCTCACCGTCTGCCTCATCGCCTCGATCATGGCCTTCGCGAGCTGGCGCGAGGTGGCCTACCGTCGGATCGCGCTCGCCGTGGCGCTGCTGTGCGCCATCGGCATCGTGGGGACCGTCACGCGCGAGGTGTGGCTCGCCGCCGCCGTGTCGGGGCTCGTGACCCTGGCGGCCTTCCGCCCGCTGCGCCGGTTCCTCGTCCCGGCGCTGCTGGCCGGCGCGCTCGTGGTCGCCGGCAGCCTCGCCCTCGTACCGGGCCTCTCGACCCGCGCCAACGAGCGCACCAAGGTCCAGACCTCGGTCTGGGACCGGCTGAACAGCAACCGGGCCGCGATCCACATGATCGACGCCCGGCCGACCCTCGGCTTCGGGTGGGGGACGTTCGCCGAGGCCAGCCCGCCGTTCTACACGCAGGCGGCCACCTACCCGGTGACCAGCGTGGCCCAGCTGCACAACGTCGCCCTCTCGATCCTCGCCGAGCTCGGGGTGGCCGGCTTCGTGCTGTGGATCTCGGCGTTCCTCGGAGCGGCCTGGCGGGCGCTGTCGCGCCGCGGTCCGCCCGAGCTGGAGAGGTGGCGCATGGGCCTGCTCGCCGTGCTCCTCAACTTCATCGTGCTGTCGAACTTCGCGCCGCTGACGTTCCCGTTCGGCAACTACATCGTGTGGGTCTGGCTCGGGATCCTGTACGCCAGCGCCCGGACCCTGCCGGTCCAGGAGATCCTGGTGCACCGCGGCACGCCGTCGAGGCCGCCGGACCCGGCGCCGGAGCCGGAGCTCGTGGCCGTCTAA
- a CDS encoding WecB/TagA/CpsF family glycosyltransferase produces MTAHPSPETEVELMGVRVDAVTEEQAIEEVLEASASRAGGFLCTVNLDILRQCRQDRELHDLVSSADIRVADGMPLIWASHIAGTPLPERVAGSSLVWTLPEAAARDGASVFLLGGNEGVAEEAAHTIVERHPRLRVAGTHCPPLGFEHSPRQTELIEERLRRARPDIVFVALGSPKEQRLIARLQPLFPQIWFVNCGISFSFVTGEVQRSPGTLQRVGLEWLWRLIQEPRRLARRYLVDGPPAFATLVTSAARTRLARRAGRGSVRQPPRR; encoded by the coding sequence GTGACCGCGCACCCCAGCCCGGAGACCGAGGTCGAGCTCATGGGCGTCCGCGTGGACGCCGTCACCGAGGAGCAGGCGATCGAGGAGGTCCTCGAGGCCTCCGCGTCGCGCGCGGGCGGGTTCCTGTGCACCGTCAACCTGGACATCCTGCGCCAGTGCCGCCAGGACCGGGAGCTGCACGACCTGGTGAGCTCGGCCGACATCCGGGTCGCCGACGGCATGCCTCTCATCTGGGCCAGCCACATCGCCGGCACGCCGCTGCCCGAGCGCGTGGCCGGCTCGTCGCTCGTTTGGACGCTGCCGGAGGCGGCCGCGCGCGACGGCGCCTCCGTGTTCCTGCTCGGCGGCAACGAGGGCGTGGCGGAGGAGGCGGCGCACACCATCGTCGAACGCCATCCGCGCCTGCGGGTGGCCGGCACCCACTGCCCGCCGCTGGGCTTCGAGCACAGCCCGCGGCAGACCGAACTCATCGAGGAGCGCCTGCGCCGGGCGCGGCCCGACATCGTGTTCGTCGCGCTGGGGTCGCCGAAGGAGCAGCGGCTCATCGCCCGCCTGCAACCCCTGTTCCCACAGATCTGGTTCGTCAACTGCGGGATCTCCTTCAGCTTCGTGACCGGGGAGGTGCAGCGTTCGCCGGGGACCCTCCAGCGCGTCGGGCTCGAGTGGCTCTGGCGCCTGATCCAGGAGCCCCGCCGCCTGGCCCGGCGCTACCTGGTCGACGGACCGCCCGCCTTCGCGACGCTCGTCACATCCGCGGCGCGGACGCGGCTGGCCCGCCGAGCAGGGCGTGGATCCGTTCGGCAGCCTCCGCGGCGCTGA
- a CDS encoding D-glycero-alpha-D-manno-heptose-1,7-bisphosphate 7-phosphatase, with product MLRPGGAAFLDRDGTINVKAPEGAYVERPEDLVLLPGAAQAIRSLNDAAIPVVVVTNQRGIALGRMDEVDLAAIHVRLVDLLDREAGAAVDDILHCPHDRGPCGCRKPAPGLLLAAAQRHPHIELGRSVVIGDRPSDVEAGAAAGVPGLLLGRDAEDLAHAVQHLLAPVSAI from the coding sequence GTGCTGAGGCCGGGCGGTGCGGCGTTCCTGGACCGCGACGGGACGATCAACGTCAAGGCGCCCGAGGGCGCCTACGTGGAGCGGCCCGAGGACCTCGTCCTGCTGCCCGGGGCGGCGCAGGCGATCCGCAGCCTCAACGACGCCGCGATCCCGGTCGTGGTGGTGACCAACCAGCGCGGCATCGCGCTCGGCCGGATGGACGAGGTCGACCTGGCGGCGATCCACGTGCGGCTCGTCGACCTGCTCGACCGCGAGGCCGGCGCGGCGGTCGACGACATCCTGCACTGTCCGCACGACCGCGGCCCGTGCGGCTGCCGCAAGCCGGCGCCCGGGCTGCTGCTGGCCGCGGCGCAGCGCCACCCCCACATCGAGCTCGGCCGGTCGGTGGTGATCGGCGACCGGCCGAGCGACGTCGAGGCGGGCGCGGCCGCCGGCGTGCCGGGGCTGCTGCTGGGCCGCGACGCCGAGGACCTCGCCCACGCCGTGCAGCACCTGCTCGCGCCCGTCAGCGCGATCTGA